In one window of Chryseobacterium sp. JV274 DNA:
- a CDS encoding XRE family transcriptional regulator, protein MSKFSDNIVFLRGKKNMTQQELADLLLLTRSRYVAYEYGRTEPPIEILLRISKFYNISIDLLLTVDVRKFSIDELMALPENRIVLPIKVDQDGNNQIEIIPQKASMGYLNGYGDPEYIENLETISLPFLKGGKFRAFPADGDSMPPYKNGTYIVGKYVENLSDLKTDRTYVFITTNDGISYKRFQFHEADGIWVKADNQFYEPYKIPLPEIKEIWEFACSINTREYEPDEFSEHHIQNFITEIKTDIKQIKEKMGDKD, encoded by the coding sequence ATGTCAAAATTTTCTGATAACATCGTGTTTTTGAGAGGAAAGAAAAATATGACTCAGCAAGAACTGGCAGATCTATTACTTCTTACCCGATCCAGATATGTCGCCTATGAATATGGCAGAACAGAACCTCCTATTGAAATATTGCTTAGAATTTCAAAATTCTATAACATTAGCATCGACCTATTGCTGACTGTAGATGTCAGAAAATTCTCTATCGATGAACTCATGGCGCTTCCTGAGAATAGGATTGTTCTGCCTATAAAGGTTGATCAGGATGGAAACAATCAGATTGAGATTATTCCCCAAAAAGCTTCTATGGGCTACCTGAATGGCTATGGAGATCCGGAATACATAGAAAATCTGGAGACTATATCATTACCTTTTTTAAAAGGGGGTAAGTTCAGGGCATTTCCAGCTGACGGAGATTCAATGCCCCCCTATAAGAACGGAACCTATATTGTGGGGAAATATGTTGAAAATCTTTCGGACCTGAAAACGGACAGAACGTATGTTTTCATTACCACCAATGATGGTATCAGTTACAAAAGGTTTCAGTTTCATGAAGCAGATGGTATATGGGTGAAGGCTGACAATCAATTTTATGAGCCTTATAAAATTCCATTGCCTGAAATTAAAGAGATTTGGGAATTTGCCTGTAGTATTAATACCAGAGAATATGAACCTGATGAATTTTCAGAACATCATATTCAAAACTTTATCACAGAAATTAAAACTGATATCAAACAGATCAAAGAAAAAATGGGAGATAAGGATTGA
- a CDS encoding alginate export family protein: MYTHTIIAGLLFASGIAHAQIDSLKMNMDLRTRGELDNGVKTLIIKGKSPETTVVSRARFGMKYYYQKLEVYVSAQDARTWGETNSVAAKNQNFTLHEVWVKYPFSEKFAIKLGRQTLAYDNERLIGALDWAMQGRSFDALKGIYTLNPNSKIEAVVTYNNDDNDTNDLPDKEIYSMADGGEITKSLQIIHYQFSGRNKFLFSAIVMNTVLQNPAGTHYDMITVGINSKKYFDSIGLFGSAYYQAGKNTDGQTKNAYQFSLNADFTVLPTLNLIAGAEWLSGDNYNIKPGKNRFFSPVYGTNHLYNGLMDYFYSGTSHFNTYGLNDYYLNSTLTFNSNMDLKAALHAFTTNGKAGYDKSGNDLSTYLGTELDLIFTKKIGKIITANLGHSFMLAGSTMEVLKNNPDPKKLQTWTWLAFKINPNFKLK, translated from the coding sequence ATGTATACTCATACCATCATTGCAGGTCTTTTATTTGCGTCAGGAATAGCTCACGCACAAATCGACAGTCTGAAAATGAATATGGACCTGAGAACCAGAGGAGAGCTTGATAACGGTGTCAAAACCCTTATTATAAAAGGAAAATCTCCCGAAACGACAGTTGTTTCACGGGCCCGATTCGGAATGAAATATTATTATCAAAAACTGGAAGTTTATGTTTCTGCACAGGATGCCAGAACCTGGGGTGAAACCAACTCGGTTGCTGCAAAGAATCAGAATTTCACCTTACATGAAGTCTGGGTAAAATATCCGTTTTCTGAAAAATTTGCGATCAAGCTTGGAAGACAAACCCTGGCTTACGATAATGAAAGACTGATCGGTGCTTTAGACTGGGCCATGCAGGGAAGAAGTTTTGATGCCTTAAAAGGGATATATACACTTAATCCAAACTCAAAGATTGAAGCTGTAGTAACGTATAATAACGATGACAATGATACAAATGACCTTCCTGATAAGGAAATTTACAGCATGGCAGACGGCGGAGAAATAACAAAATCGCTACAGATTATCCATTATCAGTTTTCCGGACGCAATAAATTTCTGTTTTCTGCTATTGTCATGAATACTGTTTTACAGAATCCTGCCGGTACCCATTACGATATGATAACAGTTGGCATTAATTCTAAAAAATATTTTGACAGTATAGGACTTTTCGGATCTGCATACTATCAGGCCGGCAAAAATACAGACGGACAAACCAAGAATGCATACCAGTTTTCTTTAAATGCCGATTTTACTGTTTTACCGACACTAAATCTGATCGCCGGTGCCGAATGGCTTTCAGGGGATAATTATAATATTAAACCCGGAAAGAATCGGTTTTTCAGTCCAGTATATGGAACCAATCACCTGTATAATGGCCTTATGGATTATTTTTACTCCGGTACCAGTCATTTTAATACATATGGTCTGAATGATTATTATCTCAATTCTACTCTGACTTTCAATTCAAATATGGATTTAAAAGCCGCCCTTCATGCCTTTACAACAAACGGAAAAGCAGGATATGACAAATCCGGAAACGACTTATCAACCTATCTGGGAACTGAGCTGGATTTGATTTTCACAAAGAAAATAGGAAAAATCATTACCGCTAATCTCGGCCATTCCTTTATGCTGGCAGGAAGTACCATGGAAGTATTGAAAAACAATCCTGATCCTAAAAAACTACAGACATGGACCTGGCTTGCATTTAAAATCAATCCGAATTTCAAGTTAAAATAA
- a CDS encoding RrF2 family transcriptional regulator, with protein MLIFSNTCQYAIKACIVLAEERGKTGIRDISEKIGTPTAFTSKILQHLVKKDLISSGKGKGGGFYMSEEQYEKLSIRDIYEHFEGKEVLESCLLGLKKCDGNRPCPIHHQAAEIKQKVVLMFQYKIKDLKDFGNVMM; from the coding sequence ATGCTGATATTTTCAAATACCTGCCAATATGCCATTAAAGCCTGTATCGTTCTTGCCGAGGAAAGAGGAAAGACAGGCATTCGGGATATTTCTGAGAAAATCGGAACACCTACTGCATTTACGTCTAAAATCCTGCAGCATCTGGTAAAAAAAGATCTGATCTCTTCCGGAAAAGGAAAAGGAGGAGGCTTTTATATGAGCGAGGAACAGTATGAAAAGCTCAGCATCAGGGATATTTATGAGCATTTCGAAGGTAAGGAAGTCCTTGAATCATGTCTGCTGGGATTGAAAAAATGCGATGGAAATCGCCCCTGCCCTATTCATCATCAAGCCGCTGAAATAAAGCAGAAAGTCGTCCTTATGTTTCAATATAAAATAAAAGATCTTAAAGATTTCGGGAATGTTATGATGTAG
- the ric gene encoding iron-sulfur cluster repair di-iron protein, with product MNIKTDFIGEIVAEDFRTAAIFKNHGIDFCCKGDRTIENACETKKLDAQNIYKEIENLPQNVASSIDFKSWPLDLLADYIEKTHHRYVEEKTPVLQQFLDKLCKVHGERHPELFRIRELFYASAQDLGAHMKKEELMLFPFIKNMVKAKIDGSAVPQPHFGTVENPVNMMKHEHTVEGERLRKIAELTDEYTPPADACNTYRVAFAMLQDFENDLHQHIHLENNILFPKAIDLEKEFSATY from the coding sequence ATGAATATAAAAACAGATTTTATAGGAGAGATCGTTGCTGAAGATTTCAGAACGGCAGCAATTTTCAAGAACCATGGTATCGACTTTTGCTGCAAGGGAGACAGAACAATTGAAAATGCCTGTGAAACCAAAAAGCTGGATGCACAAAACATCTATAAAGAGATTGAAAATCTCCCGCAAAATGTTGCATCATCCATTGATTTTAAAAGCTGGCCGCTTGATTTACTGGCGGATTATATAGAGAAAACACACCATCGCTATGTAGAGGAAAAAACTCCTGTCCTGCAACAGTTTTTAGATAAGCTCTGCAAAGTACATGGAGAACGTCACCCGGAATTGTTCCGTATCAGAGAACTTTTTTACGCTTCCGCTCAGGATCTGGGTGCCCATATGAAAAAAGAAGAGCTGATGCTTTTCCCTTTTATCAAAAATATGGTTAAAGCAAAGATCGACGGAAGCGCCGTTCCGCAGCCCCATTTTGGTACCGTGGAAAATCCTGTCAATATGATGAAGCACGAGCATACGGTAGAAGGGGAACGCCTGAGAAAAATTGCAGAGCTTACTGATGAATATACGCCGCCTGCAGATGCCTGTAATACCTATAGAGTAGCCTTTGCCATGCTTCAGGATTTCGAAAACGATCTTCACCAACATATCCATCTTGAGAATAACATCCTCTTTCCGAAAGCCATTGACTTGGAAAAAGAATTTTCAGCAACATATTAA
- the dinB gene encoding DNA polymerase IV, with protein sequence MERAIVHMDLDTFFVSCERLKNSELEKKPVIIGGGDRGVVASCSYETRFFGVRSAMPIKMALRLCPEAKVIKGDMEMYSNMSHMVTEIIQEKVPVVEKASIDEFYLDLSGMDQFFGCYKWTHEIAESVQKNTGLPISFALSTNKTVSKIGTGESKPTGRFEVKQHDIQSFLNPLSVKKIPMVGDVTFQLLSRLGIRTIQTLSEMPIDVLQQLIGKNGNELWKKAHGIDENPVVPYSERKSISTEDTFAQDSIDIQGIQSILSGMVEKLCYQLRAEKWLVSVVVVKLRYANFDTETKQCRIPYTSADHTLLRYVLELFKKVYTRRMRIRLVGVKFTGLVHGCHQMDLFEDTEELISLYQTMDKIKNRFGTSSVGRASGLLK encoded by the coding sequence ATGGAAAGAGCCATTGTACATATGGATTTGGATACGTTCTTTGTTTCCTGTGAAAGGCTGAAAAACTCCGAACTGGAGAAAAAGCCTGTCATCATAGGAGGTGGAGACCGTGGTGTAGTGGCGTCCTGCTCTTATGAAACCCGTTTTTTCGGAGTAAGAAGTGCAATGCCGATTAAAATGGCTTTACGGCTGTGCCCCGAAGCAAAAGTCATTAAGGGAGATATGGAAATGTATTCCAACATGTCCCATATGGTAACGGAAATTATCCAGGAAAAAGTTCCTGTTGTGGAAAAAGCAAGTATTGATGAATTTTATCTGGATCTTTCCGGAATGGATCAGTTTTTTGGATGTTATAAGTGGACCCATGAAATCGCAGAAAGTGTACAGAAAAATACAGGTTTACCAATAAGTTTTGCTTTATCCACCAATAAAACCGTATCCAAGATCGGAACTGGAGAATCAAAGCCAACCGGTAGATTTGAAGTCAAACAGCATGACATTCAATCATTCTTGAACCCACTTTCGGTTAAGAAGATTCCTATGGTTGGCGATGTTACCTTTCAGCTGCTGTCAAGATTGGGGATCAGAACGATACAAACGCTTTCAGAAATGCCTATTGACGTTCTTCAGCAGCTGATTGGTAAAAATGGAAATGAACTCTGGAAAAAAGCACACGGAATTGACGAAAATCCTGTGGTTCCTTATTCGGAAAGAAAATCTATTTCTACAGAAGATACTTTTGCCCAGGATAGCATCGATATTCAAGGTATTCAAAGTATACTCTCAGGAATGGTTGAAAAGCTATGTTATCAGCTCCGGGCAGAGAAATGGCTGGTATCAGTAGTGGTGGTAAAACTCCGCTATGCCAATTTTGATACGGAAACCAAACAATGCAGGATTCCTTACACCTCAGCTGACCATACCCTGCTCAGGTATGTTTTAGAACTTTTTAAAAAAGTATATACCAGACGTATGAGAATCAGGTTAGTTGGAGTAAAGTTTACCGGACTGGTTCACGGATGCCATCAAATGGATCTCTTTGAAGATACGGAAGAGTTGATATCATTGTATCAGACAATGGATAAAATCAAGAATAGGTTTGGAACTTCAAGTGTAGGAAGAGCCTCAGGTTTATTAAAATAA
- a CDS encoding c-type cytochrome, which produces MKNVFMTAMLLSFTIISCSDKKDTDPVPVAESNTMLEEPKPVDSAAVAAKDAPASPEAEGKALVEGADCLSCHKVDSKLVGPAYQDVAEKYTDADIDHLAQKVIDGGKGVWGEIPMTPHAGLSKENAQKMVKYILSMKK; this is translated from the coding sequence ATGAAAAATGTATTTATGACAGCAATGCTGTTATCGTTCACGATCATCTCCTGCTCAGATAAAAAAGATACTGATCCTGTACCCGTTGCCGAATCCAATACCATGCTGGAAGAGCCGAAACCGGTAGACTCGGCAGCCGTTGCCGCAAAAGATGCACCCGCATCTCCTGAGGCCGAAGGAAAAGCTCTTGTGGAAGGGGCAGACTGCCTGTCTTGTCATAAAGTAGACTCCAAATTAGTAGGTCCGGCTTACCAGGATGTTGCTGAAAAGTATACGGATGCTGATATAGATCACCTTGCACAGAAAGTTATTGACGGAGGTAAAGGTGTTTGGGGAGAAATTCCGATGACGCCGCATGCAGGACTCAGTAAAGAGAATGCACAAAAAATGGTGAAATATATCCTTTCAATGAAAAAATAA
- a CDS encoding nitric-oxide reductase large subunit: protein MTPKKLWTWLAAVIIGSFIVLIFYGVEIYRKIPPIPDKVITTGGKIVATAQDIKDGQNVWQSIGGQTVGSIWGHGAYIAPDWSADYLHRESLLLLEELAKKDGKVYKDLPDDEQAKYKVLLKKELRKNTLDEKTNTIVISPERAKVQEELAEYYAKLFMNAPEMAKLREQYAIPKNTVKTAERMAKMNAFFSWAAWVCITDRPGDDVSYTNNWPHDETIGNVPPPSLHLWSGFSVLLLLGCVGLLVLYHARNKEEEINDREMLPLEDPLRNMKPTASMRATLKYIWVVALLILVQMLAGVVTAHYGVEGNAFYGIPIDEILPQSISRSWHVQLAIFWIATSWLATGLYIAPAVSGYEPKYQVLGVNILFGALLIVVFGSLAGQWMGVMQKLGYVDNFLWGHSGYEYVELGRIWQILLLVGLILWLILMIRALLPALKKRDGDRHLLLLFTLSSVAIAMFYGAGLMYGRQTHMAIAEYWRWWVVHLWVEGFFEVFATVVAAFLFTRLGLLRLKSATHAVLFSTIIFLAGGILGTFHHLYFSATPTAVLALGATFSALEIVPLVLIGFEAWQNYQLSKSTKWIKAYKWPIYCFIAMCFWNFLGAGIFGFAINPPIALYYIQGLNTTAVHGHAALFGVYGILGIGLMMFMLRGLYPDREWNDRLIGWAFWLTNIGLLVMVTISLLPIGIMQSVASIKEGYWYARSAEFMQTDLMKTLRWLRVPGDILLAVGELLLVIFIIGLKTGWSLKEKR, encoded by the coding sequence ATGACACCTAAAAAATTATGGACCTGGCTTGCCGCTGTAATCATAGGTTCCTTTATAGTCCTTATTTTCTACGGCGTGGAAATTTATCGGAAAATTCCGCCCATACCCGATAAAGTAATAACTACCGGAGGGAAAATAGTTGCTACTGCGCAGGACATCAAAGACGGACAAAATGTATGGCAATCGATTGGCGGACAGACGGTCGGCAGCATTTGGGGCCACGGAGCCTACATTGCACCCGACTGGAGTGCCGATTACCTTCATAGGGAATCACTGCTTCTGTTGGAAGAACTTGCTAAAAAAGACGGTAAAGTATATAAGGATTTACCGGACGATGAGCAGGCAAAATACAAAGTACTTCTGAAAAAGGAACTTCGGAAAAATACACTGGATGAGAAGACAAATACAATTGTCATTTCTCCCGAACGGGCAAAAGTACAGGAAGAATTAGCCGAATATTATGCTAAATTATTCATGAATGCTCCTGAAATGGCCAAGCTGCGCGAACAGTATGCTATTCCGAAAAATACCGTGAAAACAGCGGAGAGAATGGCTAAAATGAATGCTTTTTTCTCCTGGGCGGCGTGGGTTTGCATCACAGACCGTCCGGGTGATGATGTCAGCTATACCAACAACTGGCCACACGATGAAACCATAGGAAATGTTCCGCCGCCATCATTGCACCTCTGGTCCGGATTCAGTGTACTGCTGCTTCTTGGCTGCGTCGGCCTGCTGGTATTATATCACGCCAGAAATAAAGAAGAAGAAATCAATGACAGGGAAATGCTGCCTCTGGAAGATCCGCTCAGGAATATGAAACCTACAGCTTCGATGAGGGCAACATTAAAATATATCTGGGTTGTGGCACTGCTTATTCTCGTTCAGATGCTTGCCGGAGTAGTCACGGCTCATTATGGAGTGGAAGGAAATGCCTTTTACGGAATTCCGATTGATGAAATTCTTCCCCAGTCCATTTCCAGAAGCTGGCACGTTCAGCTGGCTATTTTCTGGATTGCCACATCCTGGCTGGCTACCGGATTGTATATTGCCCCCGCTGTTTCAGGATACGAGCCCAAATATCAGGTGTTGGGTGTCAATATATTGTTCGGGGCACTGCTGATCGTTGTTTTCGGCTCTTTGGCAGGACAATGGATGGGAGTAATGCAGAAATTGGGCTATGTCGATAATTTCCTTTGGGGCCACTCCGGTTATGAATACGTGGAGTTGGGCAGAATCTGGCAGATTTTATTGCTGGTCGGCCTTATTCTCTGGTTGATTTTAATGATCCGGGCATTGCTTCCGGCACTTAAAAAGAGAGACGGAGACAGGCATTTATTATTGCTGTTCACCCTTTCCTCGGTAGCCATTGCAATGTTTTACGGAGCGGGGCTCATGTATGGAAGACAAACTCATATGGCTATCGCAGAATATTGGAGATGGTGGGTAGTTCATCTTTGGGTGGAAGGCTTTTTTGAAGTTTTCGCCACTGTCGTAGCTGCTTTCCTTTTTACAAGGCTGGGATTATTAAGGCTGAAATCAGCAACTCACGCTGTATTATTTTCTACGATTATATTTCTTGCTGGTGGCATTCTGGGAACATTTCACCATCTGTATTTCAGTGCAACCCCAACGGCTGTTTTAGCATTAGGAGCAACATTCAGCGCTTTGGAGATTGTTCCGCTGGTATTGATTGGCTTTGAAGCTTGGCAGAATTATCAGCTCAGCAAATCTACCAAGTGGATTAAAGCATACAAATGGCCGATCTACTGCTTTATCGCCATGTGTTTTTGGAACTTTTTGGGTGCCGGAATCTTCGGATTTGCCATTAATCCTCCTATTGCACTTTACTACATTCAGGGACTGAATACCACGGCGGTTCACGGTCATGCCGCACTGTTCGGGGTATACGGAATTTTGGGAATAGGCCTGATGATGTTTATGCTGAGGGGGTTATATCCTGACAGGGAATGGAACGATAGGCTAATTGGCTGGGCATTCTGGCTGACCAACATTGGGCTTCTGGTTATGGTGACCATCAGTCTGCTGCCGATAGGAATTATGCAATCTGTCGCTTCCATTAAAGAAGGATACTGGTATGCGCGTTCTGCAGAATTTATGCAGACTGATCTTATGAAAACCTTACGCTGGTTACGCGTGCCTGGTGATATTCTGCTTGCAGTCGGAGAATTACTGCTGGTGATATTCATCATCGGGCTGAAAACAGGCTGGTCTTTAAAAGAAAAACGATAA
- a CDS encoding DNA polymerase III subunit alpha, whose translation MFLNCHSYHSLRYGTISIKELVKQAVHFNIKTLALTDINTITGIYDFYKLCQDHNIKPIVGVEIRVQDELYYICLAKNQKSIAEVNRLLTAYNCEDIKIPKANPDFTDTFVIYPLENIPEKLADHEFIGIRQNQLNLLIKPELKQFIHKMVILHPVTFTTPGEYELHKIVRAIDHNTLISKLTEADYCKDNEMFTDKKELLAQFYHEPQIIENTKYIVNSCHFDFDFSTPKNKKHFTDSRENDFELLKKLAYEGLSKRYSDDNLQAKARVDKELGVIDQLNFCAYFLITWDIIQYSNRMGFMHVGRGSGANSIVSYCIGITDICPLELDLYFERFLNLNRKTPPDFDIDWSWQTRDIILEYIFDKYGKDHVAFCGTNVEFKYRSIFREVGKVFGLPKEELDTLATKPIQEHDNNSVSRQVHYYGKLLEKFPNQRSMHSCGILISEEPITNYSALEMPPKGFPIVQFDMYTAEEIGLEKFDILSQRGLGTINDTVKLVKEKKGIDIDIRDTSISKDEARCNEFLSSGKTIGCFYIESPAMRGLLRRLKCDNYKVLVAASSIIRPGVAQSGMMREYIFRHNNPTKFEYFHEVFEKELGETYGIMVYQEDVIKIALHFGGLSAPDGDVLRRAMSGKGRSLSALQKVKDNFFESCKKLGHPEQLSMEVYRQIESFAGYSFCKAHSASYAVESYQSLYLKVYYPIEFMVSAINNGGGFYRTEVYIHEARMSGGTIQNPCVNLSGYQTTVYDTDVYLGLMHIEKLETRLAQLIPEERTQNGEYTSLENFVKRIPIGIETLQILIFIGAFRFTGKQKHELLIESRFLLGNNKVPFTQLTLLEEPHKDYKLPSIERNKFEDAFDEIEILGFPVSFSPFDLLQTRYRGSILVKDLLRFHKCQVKMLAYLISRKHVPTKKGTMYFGTWIDAEGEYFDTAHFPTCLEEYPFQGGGCYLLLGTVEVDFHFPTITIHKMAKMPFIPDPRYSMDEEKSLEAQRNLYEDISMTWRKPYPQEHEIGLPRQKMS comes from the coding sequence ATGTTTCTGAATTGTCATTCTTATCATAGCCTTCGGTATGGAACCATTTCTATTAAAGAACTGGTTAAGCAGGCTGTACATTTTAATATTAAAACCCTGGCTCTTACGGATATCAATACCATTACCGGGATCTATGATTTCTACAAACTTTGTCAGGATCATAATATCAAACCGATCGTCGGAGTGGAAATACGGGTTCAGGATGAACTGTATTATATCTGCCTGGCCAAAAATCAAAAAAGCATTGCAGAAGTCAACAGACTTTTAACCGCATATAACTGTGAAGACATTAAAATTCCTAAAGCAAATCCTGATTTTACAGATACTTTTGTTATTTATCCACTGGAGAATATTCCTGAAAAATTAGCAGATCATGAATTTATAGGGATCAGACAGAACCAGTTAAATCTTTTGATTAAACCGGAATTAAAACAGTTCATTCATAAAATGGTTATTCTTCATCCGGTTACCTTTACGACCCCTGGAGAATATGAGCTTCATAAAATAGTAAGGGCTATTGATCACAATACATTGATCAGTAAGCTTACAGAAGCTGATTACTGTAAAGACAACGAAATGTTTACTGATAAAAAAGAGCTTCTCGCTCAATTTTACCATGAGCCACAGATTATTGAAAACACAAAGTATATTGTCAATAGCTGTCATTTTGATTTTGATTTTTCAACACCTAAAAACAAAAAGCATTTCACAGACAGCAGGGAAAATGATTTTGAGCTTTTAAAGAAGTTAGCGTATGAGGGACTTTCAAAAAGATATTCCGATGATAACCTACAGGCAAAAGCAAGAGTGGATAAAGAGTTAGGAGTTATTGACCAGCTTAATTTCTGTGCCTATTTCCTGATCACCTGGGATATTATCCAATACAGCAACCGAATGGGGTTTATGCATGTAGGAAGAGGCAGCGGAGCCAATTCCATAGTCAGCTACTGCATCGGAATCACTGATATATGTCCTCTGGAACTGGACCTGTATTTTGAGAGGTTTCTTAACCTCAACCGTAAAACACCACCCGATTTTGACATAGATTGGAGCTGGCAGACCAGGGATATCATCTTGGAATATATTTTTGATAAATACGGAAAAGACCATGTTGCCTTCTGCGGAACCAATGTTGAATTTAAATACCGTTCTATTTTCCGGGAAGTAGGAAAAGTATTCGGTCTTCCAAAAGAGGAACTGGATACGCTCGCAACAAAACCCATCCAGGAGCATGATAACAATTCTGTATCCAGACAGGTTCATTACTACGGAAAGCTTTTAGAAAAGTTTCCTAACCAGAGAAGCATGCACTCCTGTGGGATTCTGATCTCAGAAGAACCTATCACAAATTATTCCGCACTGGAAATGCCTCCCAAAGGTTTTCCGATTGTACAGTTTGATATGTACACTGCTGAAGAAATTGGCCTTGAAAAGTTTGACATTCTCTCACAAAGAGGCTTAGGCACCATTAACGACACGGTAAAACTGGTAAAGGAAAAAAAAGGTATTGATATCGATATCCGGGATACTTCGATATCGAAAGATGAAGCACGGTGCAATGAATTCTTAAGTTCCGGAAAAACCATCGGCTGTTTTTATATTGAATCTCCAGCCATGCGGGGATTACTCCGCAGGCTGAAATGTGACAATTACAAAGTGCTGGTTGCAGCCTCTTCCATTATTAGACCCGGCGTAGCCCAAAGCGGGATGATGCGGGAATATATTTTCAGGCATAATAATCCCACAAAATTTGAATACTTCCATGAGGTTTTCGAAAAAGAGCTCGGGGAAACCTACGGTATAATGGTATACCAGGAAGATGTCATTAAAATTGCCCTTCATTTCGGAGGGTTATCTGCTCCTGATGGGGATGTATTAAGAAGAGCCATGAGTGGTAAAGGCCGGTCTTTATCCGCTTTACAGAAAGTAAAGGATAACTTTTTTGAATCTTGTAAAAAGCTGGGACATCCTGAACAATTATCCATGGAAGTATACCGGCAGATCGAATCTTTTGCAGGATACTCGTTCTGTAAAGCACACTCCGCTTCTTATGCCGTAGAAAGCTATCAGAGCTTATACTTAAAAGTATACTACCCTATTGAATTTATGGTTTCTGCTATCAATAACGGCGGAGGATTCTACAGAACTGAAGTCTACATTCATGAAGCTCGGATGTCAGGTGGTACTATTCAGAATCCTTGCGTTAATTTAAGCGGGTATCAGACAACGGTTTATGACACTGATGTTTATTTAGGATTGATGCATATTGAAAAGCTGGAAACTAGGTTAGCACAGCTGATCCCTGAAGAAAGAACTCAGAATGGAGAATACACCTCTCTTGAAAACTTTGTAAAAAGGATTCCTATCGGCATCGAGACATTGCAGATTCTAATCTTTATCGGAGCATTCCGCTTTACCGGAAAACAGAAGCATGAACTGCTGATCGAATCAAGATTTCTTTTGGGAAATAATAAAGTTCCCTTCACGCAATTAACTTTATTGGAAGAGCCTCATAAGGATTATAAATTACCTTCTATAGAAAGAAACAAGTTTGAAGATGCTTTTGATGAAATAGAGATATTAGGCTTTCCCGTTTCTTTCAGTCCGTTCGACCTATTACAAACCCGGTACAGAGGTTCAATTTTGGTAAAAGATTTATTGAGGTTTCATAAATGTCAGGTCAAAATGCTGGCCTATCTGATTTCAAGAAAGCATGTACCTACCAAGAAGGGAACGATGTATTTCGGTACCTGGATTGATGCTGAAGGAGAATATTTTGATACCGCTCATTTTCCCACCTGCCTTGAAGAATATCCTTTTCAGGGCGGTGGGTGCTATCTTCTATTGGGAACAGTAGAAGTAGATTTCCATTTCCCTACTATCACCATTCATAAAATGGCCAAAATGCCTTTTATTCCTGATCCAAGATATTCAATGGATGAAGAAAAATCATTGGAAGCTCAGCGTAATCTGTATGAAGATATCAGTATGACTTGGCGGAAACCTTATCCCCAGGAACATGAAATTGGATTGCCTAGACAAAAAATGTCATAA
- a CDS encoding hemerythrin domain-containing protein gives MKRNENLVPLSRDHHFGLLCCWKIRQGIKKDIPYERIKKYVADYWEKNLSRHFDIEDIVLPEVNNESLQIQMQDEHRQIRKLIKSISQAGSRELLSDFADALHKHIRFEERMIFPYLEEHLSGEEMNDIGEQLLLFHQKEEDSYPDEFWK, from the coding sequence ATGAAAAGGAACGAAAATTTAGTGCCTCTATCCCGTGACCATCACTTTGGATTGCTGTGCTGCTGGAAAATCAGACAAGGAATTAAAAAAGATATTCCTTATGAAAGAATTAAAAAATATGTCGCTGATTATTGGGAAAAAAATCTCAGCCGGCATTTTGACATCGAAGACATTGTACTTCCTGAAGTTAATAATGAGTCTTTGCAGATCCAGATGCAGGATGAACACAGGCAAATCAGGAAGCTTATTAAAAGTATTAGTCAGGCCGGCAGCAGGGAATTGCTGTCTGATTTTGCCGATGCCTTACATAAACATATCCGTTTTGAAGAACGAATGATTTTCCCTTATCTGGAAGAGCACCTTTCTGGAGAGGAGATGAATGACATTGGAGAACAGCTCTTGCTGTTTCACCAAAAAGAGGAAGATAGCTATCCGGATGAATTTTGGAAGTAA